The Microcoleus sp. FACHB-68 genome includes a region encoding these proteins:
- a CDS encoding zinc-dependent alcohol dehydrogenase: MKAVCWEGTNNIKVETVPDPKLINPRDAIIKITSTAICGSDLHLYNGYNPTMQPGDILGHEFMGEIVELGSAFKNGNIHDKGKHLAVGDRVVVPFTISCGNCFFCNRSLSSLCDNSNPNAWMAEKMLGHSPSGLFGYSHLTGGYAGGQAEYARVPFADVGLFKIPDGLTDDQVLFFTDIFPTGYMAAENCNIEPGDTVAIWGCGPVGQFAIRSALMLGAGRVIAIDRVPERLQMAKDGGAEVLNYEEIEVGEALKEMTGGRGPDSVMDAVGMEAHGLGLEGFYDKAKQAVRLETDRPNVLRQAIVACRKGGTVSVPGVYTGFVDKMPMGAFMNKGLTMKTGQTHVHRYLEKLLDHVQNGDIDPTFVITHRLPIDQAPHGYDIFCNKKDNCIKIVLKP; this comes from the coding sequence ATGAAAGCAGTTTGCTGGGAAGGCACAAACAATATAAAAGTTGAAACAGTTCCCGATCCCAAACTCATTAATCCGCGTGATGCGATTATCAAAATCACATCAACTGCAATCTGCGGGTCTGATTTGCACCTGTATAACGGCTACAATCCCACCATGCAACCAGGCGACATCCTGGGTCATGAATTCATGGGGGAAATTGTTGAGTTGGGTAGTGCTTTTAAGAATGGAAATATCCATGACAAAGGCAAACACCTCGCTGTTGGTGATCGCGTTGTTGTCCCCTTCACCATTTCTTGCGGTAACTGCTTCTTTTGCAACCGCAGTTTATCGTCATTATGTGACAATTCCAACCCCAATGCTTGGATGGCGGAAAAAATGCTGGGTCATTCCCCATCCGGTCTGTTTGGCTACTCCCACCTAACCGGCGGGTATGCCGGCGGTCAGGCAGAGTATGCCCGCGTTCCCTTTGCAGATGTCGGGTTGTTCAAGATTCCCGATGGACTGACAGATGACCAAGTCCTATTTTTCACAGATATTTTCCCCACCGGCTACATGGCCGCAGAAAACTGCAACATCGAACCTGGAGATACCGTTGCAATTTGGGGTTGCGGGCCGGTTGGGCAGTTTGCGATTAGAAGTGCCCTGATGCTAGGCGCGGGACGAGTGATTGCGATTGATCGCGTTCCGGAACGCCTCCAGATGGCCAAAGACGGCGGGGCAGAAGTCTTGAACTATGAGGAAATTGAGGTAGGGGAAGCCCTCAAAGAAATGACTGGAGGGCGCGGGCCAGATTCAGTGATGGATGCGGTCGGCATGGAAGCGCACGGACTGGGTTTAGAAGGCTTCTATGACAAAGCGAAGCAAGCAGTCCGTTTAGAAACTGATCGACCTAATGTATTACGTCAAGCGATTGTGGCTTGTCGCAAAGGCGGGACTGTATCGGTTCCGGGTGTGTACACCGGCTTTGTAGACAAGATGCCGATGGGTGCCTTCATGAACAAAGGCTTAACCATGAAAACCGGGCAAACCCACGTCCATCGCTATTTGGAGAAGTTACTCGATCACGTTCAAAATGGCGACATCGATCCAACGTTTGTGATTACCCATCGTCTGCCAATAGACCAAGCCCCGCACGGCTATGATATTTTCTGCAATAAAAAAGACAACTGCATCAAAATCGTTTTGAAGCCTTAA
- a CDS encoding restriction endonuclease subunit R: MVQTIAIKNITLHDLETKFGLQLVENDQFFREWQDNLPEISELEKQQLDRVKASYSNLLKYPPLLENTVKMVVLSPLLDLAGFYLPPFHITSEKSVEISLEDEGIIYKGQMDVLTLFEQIWILVIESTQAAFSLDTGRAQLLGYMQANPNSDKSTFGLITNGASFRFIKLVKGPAPQYALSKILDIFNPGNDLYNVLSVLKGLGQLAMSV; this comes from the coding sequence ATGGTTCAAACAATTGCAATCAAAAATATTACCCTGCATGATTTAGAAACAAAATTTGGACTGCAGCTCGTTGAGAATGACCAATTTTTCCGGGAGTGGCAAGATAACTTGCCAGAAATTAGCGAGTTAGAAAAGCAACAACTTGACCGAGTTAAGGCAAGTTATTCAAATTTGCTAAAGTACCCTCCGCTGCTGGAAAATACTGTCAAAATGGTGGTACTCTCTCCGCTATTGGATTTAGCCGGCTTCTATCTACCTCCCTTTCATATCACGTCAGAAAAGTCTGTGGAGATTTCTCTTGAAGATGAAGGAATTATCTACAAAGGACAGATGGATGTATTAACTCTATTTGAACAGATTTGGATTCTGGTCATCGAGTCCACGCAAGCAGCTTTCTCTCTGGATACAGGGAGAGCGCAGTTACTTGGTTATATGCAGGCAAATCCTAACTCGGATAAATCTACCTTTGGGCTGATCACAAATGGTGCAAGTTTTCGATTTATTAAATTAGTCAAAGGGCCGGCTCCACAGTACGCTTTGTCTAAGATATTGGACATTTTCAATCCTGGGAATGATTTGTATAATGTTCTGAGTGTGTTGAAGGGTTTGGGTCAATTGGCAATGAGTGTTTAA
- a CDS encoding acetyltransferase, protein MFLKDKETGSLIKIENVEALFKPTQQEIEGRDQDGQEEQNTASFKKSQLIFPSGEDLPRCWMDADYTTT, encoded by the coding sequence ATGTTTTTGAAAGACAAAGAAACGGGCAGCTTAATTAAAATTGAAAATGTTGAAGCGCTGTTTAAGCCGACTCAACAGGAGATAGAAGGACGCGATCAAGATGGACAAGAAGAACAAAACACGGCTTCATTTAAGAAGAGTCAATTGATTTTCCCCTCCGGAGAAGACCTGCCGCGCTGCTGGATGGATGCAGATTATACAACCACATAA
- a CDS encoding manganese catalase family protein produces the protein MFYHKKQLQYYKRPESPDPVYAKKIQELIGGTFGEMTVMMQYLFQGWNCRGPAKYRDMLLDVGTEEIGHIEMLATMIAHLLDKAPVAQQEEGFKDAVVGAVMGGSNPRDVILGSMNPQHAIVSGGGATAADSVGYPWNGRFIVASGNLLADFRSNLHAESQGRLQAVRMYEMSNDPGVKDTLSFMIARDTMHQNLWLAAIEDLESSGLETTPVPSSFPQDLEKTEFSYQFWNHSDGTDSAEGRWAKGESMDGKGEFKYVEDPQPLGPDPGPDAPLPDPKLHGTGKQVRMSPNS, from the coding sequence ATGTTTTATCACAAAAAGCAACTGCAGTATTACAAGCGGCCTGAGAGTCCCGATCCAGTCTACGCCAAGAAAATTCAAGAATTGATCGGCGGCACCTTTGGCGAAATGACGGTGATGATGCAGTACCTTTTCCAAGGATGGAACTGCAGAGGGCCGGCTAAGTACCGCGATATGCTGCTTGATGTGGGAACAGAAGAAATCGGGCATATTGAAATGCTCGCTACAATGATCGCCCACTTGCTGGATAAAGCCCCGGTTGCCCAGCAAGAGGAAGGCTTCAAAGATGCCGTCGTGGGTGCGGTGATGGGAGGCAGCAACCCCCGCGATGTGATCCTGGGAAGCATGAACCCCCAACACGCCATTGTCTCCGGTGGGGGTGCCACAGCCGCTGACAGCGTCGGTTATCCGTGGAACGGTCGTTTCATCGTCGCTAGCGGCAATTTACTGGCAGACTTCCGCTCAAATCTTCATGCGGAATCACAAGGCCGGCTACAGGCTGTGCGGATGTATGAAATGTCAAACGATCCAGGGGTGAAAGATACCCTCAGTTTTATGATCGCCCGCGACACCATGCACCAAAACCTGTGGTTAGCAGCGATTGAAGATTTGGAATCTTCCGGACTGGAAACAACGCCGGTGCCAAGTTCTTTCCCGCAAGACTTGGAAAAAACAGAGTTTTCTTATCAATTCTGGAACCACTCCGACGGTACGGACAGCGCAGAAGGTCGCTGGGCGAAAGGCGAATCGATGGATGGCAAAGGCGAGTTCAAGTATGTGGAAGATCCTCAGCCGCTAGGCCCAGATCCGGGTCCTGATGCACCACTACCTGATCCGAAATTGCACGGCACCGGCAAGCAGGTAAGAATGAGTCCTAACTCTTGA
- a CDS encoding alternative oxidase, whose translation MIQLLVNILEVTLGTFYGKRFYARCFVLETIARVPYFAYLSVLHLYESLGFWDKSDWLKIHFAETWNELHHLRIIEALGGNERAIDRFIARIGVLFYYWVLVFIYMISPRAAYYFNELVEEKAHHTYDKYLNECEAELKSQPAPAVAIAYYRDGDLYMFDEFQTSHLPAQRRPKIENLYDVFVAIRNDEMEHVNTMKACQRSDAKEIINSPHSAEVKAQSQEDSEVSDKHLV comes from the coding sequence ATGATTCAGTTATTAGTTAATATCTTAGAAGTTACTTTGGGAACATTTTATGGAAAACGTTTTTACGCACGCTGCTTTGTGCTGGAAACAATCGCTCGTGTTCCTTACTTTGCTTATCTGTCAGTGCTTCACCTTTATGAAAGTCTCGGATTTTGGGATAAATCTGATTGGCTGAAAATTCACTTCGCTGAAACTTGGAATGAATTGCATCACCTGCGAATTATTGAAGCGCTGGGGGGAAATGAGCGTGCCATTGACCGTTTTATCGCTCGCATAGGGGTTCTTTTTTACTACTGGGTTCTGGTTTTTATCTATATGATTTCACCCCGAGCTGCTTACTACTTTAACGAGTTAGTGGAAGAAAAAGCCCACCACACCTATGATAAGTATTTAAACGAGTGTGAGGCGGAACTTAAAAGCCAGCCGGCACCGGCAGTGGCAATTGCTTATTACCGAGATGGCGATCTCTATATGTTTGATGAGTTTCAAACGTCTCATCTGCCGGCACAGCGCCGGCCAAAAATCGAAAATCTCTATGATGTGTTTGTGGCTATCCGTAATGACGAAATGGAACACGTTAACACGATGAAGGCTTGTCAGAGATCGGATGCGAAGGAGATTATAAATAGCCCTCATAGTGCTGAGGTTAAAGCTCAATCTCAAGAAGATTCAGAGGTGTCCGATAAACATTTAGTTTAA
- a CDS encoding SRPBCC family protein, whose protein sequence is MENISNESSQQQNKTEAGETERWASLIGGGALVLMGLKERSLRGALMAVAGSGLIYQGATKQSTVQQAQEAIGMNQSIKVERTVTINKPADELYRYWRNFENLPRFMKHLKSVTISDDKRSHWIANAPLGNSVEWDAEIIDERENELIAWASVEGADIENSGFIRFKPAPANQGTEVKVVLEYNPPGGGLAAAFAKLFGEEPKQQISDDLGRFKQLMEAGELATTEGQTSGRK, encoded by the coding sequence ATGGAAAATATATCAAACGAAAGCAGCCAGCAACAAAATAAAACAGAAGCCGGCGAAACCGAACGCTGGGCGTCCTTAATTGGCGGTGGTGCTTTAGTCCTCATGGGCTTAAAAGAACGCTCTTTGAGAGGCGCTTTGATGGCTGTAGCTGGAAGCGGTTTGATTTATCAAGGTGCCACGAAACAAAGCACCGTACAGCAAGCACAGGAAGCAATTGGGATGAACCAAAGCATCAAAGTAGAAAGAACCGTCACGATTAATAAGCCGGCAGATGAACTGTATCGCTACTGGCGCAACTTTGAAAATCTGCCGCGTTTCATGAAGCATCTCAAATCTGTAACCATTAGCGATGACAAGCGCTCACACTGGATTGCTAACGCGCCTTTAGGTAACAGCGTCGAATGGGATGCAGAAATTATCGACGAGCGAGAAAATGAATTGATTGCTTGGGCGTCTGTCGAAGGTGCTGATATCGAAAATTCTGGGTTTATACGCTTTAAACCGGCACCGGCAAATCAGGGCACAGAAGTAAAAGTTGTGCTGGAATATAACCCGCCTGGAGGCGGACTAGCTGCCGCATTTGCCAAACTTTTTGGAGAAGAACCCAAACAGCAAATTTCCGATGATTTGGGCCGATTCAAACAACTCATGGAAGCCGGCGAACTAGCAACCACAGAAGGCCAAACTTCGGGCCGCAAATAA
- a CDS encoding non-ribosomal peptide synthetase: MNIVEFLSELRSLDIQVFVDGDRLRCNAPEGTLTPEIRAQLAERKAEIILFLRQANININATSISPVSRGDDKTFPLSFAQQRLWFLDQLVPGSAFYNVPTAFRLTGTLNLTALQQTFNEIVRRHEALRTTFQLVDGQPVQKIAPILTVSIPVINLREVPAQKRETEARRIATEEAHCPFNLTNGPLLRVKLLQFDETEHVLLLNLHHIVSDGWSIGVLIREVGALYAAFVTGKPSPLPALPIQYADFALWQREWLPGKVLETQLTYWQKQLADISILNLPADRPRPAIQTYRGATQTLSLPKPLSEALEALSQQEGATLFMTLLAAFQTLLYRYTGTEDIAIGSPIANRNRSDIEPLIGFFVNSLVLRADLSGNPTFRELLSRVREVALGAYAHQDLPFEKLVEELHPERNLNQNPLFQVVFALQNAPVEALELPGLILSPQQFDSGTTRFDLEFHLWQQSAGNDLWVNPSEGISGLVVYSTDLFDHATIERMLGHFQTLLEGIVAKPEQKIADLPILSESELHQLLVEWNKTETDYPKNLCVQQLFEAQVERTPDAIALVLEDKQLTYRQLNTLSNQLAHYLKKQGFGAEDLIGICVERSIEMVVGILGILKAGAAYLPLDPTYPSDRLNFILKDAQVPVVLTSSDWVEKEKFASIELSRVICLDQDWEKIAQESEDNLISNVTAGNLAYVIYTSGSTGKPKGVQIQHSSLLNLVFWHQQAFGVSPLDRVTQIAGVAFDACVWEIWPYLTAGASIYFPEDETRLSPEKLRDWLVLKAITISFLPTPLAEKVLQIEWPTNTELRLLLTGGDKLHEYPLNSYPFQVVNNYGPAENTVVTTSGQITVKNHPDVAPPIGRPIANTQLYVLDANLQPAAIGVSGELYISGDGLARGYFNRPDLTAERFIPNPFSDKKGSRLYKTGDLVRYRGDGNLEFLGRSDDQIKIRGFRIELGEIESVLNQHPAVLQTVAVEREDAAGEKRLVAYLTLNSEGKEQPASIQPVQLQDEQVLQWQMLYDETYKQPAAEADPTFNIIGWNSSYTDQPIPAEQVREWVNNQVAQILALQPKRVLEIGCGTGLVLFRVAPHCTQYCGTDFSAPALHYIQQQVAKQEMPQVTLLQKIATDFEGIEAEAFDTVILNSVVQYFPNIDYLAQVLKGAVQATAPGGLIFIGDVRSLPLLEAFHASVQLYQAEPSLPCEHLQQRVQMQVFQETELVIDPGFFSALKQHLPEISDVEIQLVRGRHHNELTQFRYNVILHIKAKKSTINRTSDEVKCLDWIEDNLTLSTIHQLLTATKPEAIGINRIPNARVVAAVKTAEWLSESGKFKTASQLQKALQEFQDSGVEPEDLYGMSEELSYTLNITWSDAGGNGCYDAIFVRKEAINNQRIPLSSQGRTKDAGFMAKKGNLHSYANNPLQAKAARKLVPQLQSYLTEKLPEYMVPSAFVVLEYLPITPNGKVDRRALPAPEPMKPELSGSYVAPRTPVEEMLVKIWAEILGLKRLGTHDNFFELGGHSLLATQLISRVRDALEIELPLRSVFEAPTIAEFSKLIENYQNSNVINKPPALIPISRESRRMKLSSLSKEIEGQST; the protein is encoded by the coding sequence TTGAATATTGTTGAGTTTCTATCAGAGCTTCGGAGCTTGGATATTCAGGTTTTTGTGGATGGAGATCGTTTGCGCTGTAATGCTCCGGAAGGAACTCTAACGCCAGAAATTCGGGCACAGCTAGCTGAACGCAAAGCAGAAATTATTTTATTTTTACGTCAAGCTAATATTAATATAAATGCGACTTCTATAAGCCCTGTCTCTAGAGGGGATGACAAAACTTTTCCACTTTCTTTTGCTCAGCAACGGTTGTGGTTTCTTGACCAATTGGTTCCGGGGAGTGCTTTCTATAATGTTCCCACGGCATTTCGATTAACCGGCACGCTAAATTTAACAGCGCTACAGCAAACTTTTAACGAAATTGTACGCCGGCATGAAGCTTTACGCACTACATTTCAGTTAGTAGATGGGCAGCCGGTGCAAAAAATCGCACCCATTTTAACGGTATCGATACCTGTTATAAATTTGCGAGAAGTGCCGGCACAGAAACGGGAAACCGAAGCGCGTCGCATTGCCACTGAGGAAGCTCACTGTCCTTTTAATCTGACAAATGGCCCTTTGCTGCGCGTGAAATTGTTGCAATTTGATGAGACAGAACACGTTTTATTGTTGAATCTACACCATATTGTCTCCGATGGTTGGTCAATTGGCGTGTTAATTCGGGAAGTGGGGGCGCTTTATGCTGCGTTTGTCACCGGCAAGCCTTCTCCGCTGCCGGCGCTACCCATTCAATATGCAGATTTTGCTCTCTGGCAGCGTGAATGGTTGCCAGGGAAAGTGTTAGAAACTCAGTTAACTTATTGGCAGAAACAATTAGCCGATATTTCTATATTAAATTTGCCGGCAGACAGACCAAGACCTGCTATTCAAACTTATCGAGGTGCAACGCAAACCCTTAGCTTACCCAAGCCTTTGAGTGAAGCGCTAGAAGCCTTGAGTCAGCAGGAAGGGGCAACTTTATTCATGACTTTGCTAGCGGCATTTCAGACTTTGCTCTACCGCTACACCGGCACTGAAGATATTGCAATCGGTTCACCCATTGCTAATCGTAACCGCAGTGATATAGAACCGTTAATTGGTTTTTTTGTTAATAGTTTAGTGCTGCGTGCTGACCTTTCGGGAAACCCAACCTTTCGGGAATTGTTGAGCCGAGTTCGAGAGGTTGCCCTAGGAGCTTATGCCCATCAAGACTTGCCTTTTGAGAAGCTGGTAGAGGAGTTGCATCCAGAGCGCAATTTGAACCAAAATCCCTTATTTCAAGTAGTTTTTGCGTTGCAAAACGCACCTGTAGAAGCATTAGAACTGCCTGGATTAATATTAAGTCCGCAGCAATTTGATAGCGGCACAACTCGGTTTGATTTAGAGTTTCATCTGTGGCAACAATCTGCCGGTAATGATTTGTGGGTGAATCCCTCAGAAGGAATCAGCGGGTTAGTTGTGTACAGTACCGATTTATTCGATCACGCGACAATCGAACGGATGTTAGGGCATTTTCAGACACTTTTAGAAGGCATCGTTGCTAAGCCCGAACAGAAAATAGCCGATTTACCAATTTTAAGTGAATCTGAGTTACATCAGCTATTAGTGGAGTGGAATAAGACTGAAACAGATTATCCTAAAAATTTGTGCGTGCAGCAGTTATTTGAAGCGCAAGTAGAACGCACACCGGATGCTATTGCGCTTGTTTTGGAAGATAAACAACTCACTTACCGGCAGCTCAACACACTCAGCAACCAATTAGCACATTACTTGAAAAAACAGGGTTTTGGAGCCGAAGATTTAATTGGAATTTGCGTTGAGCGATCGATAGAAATGGTGGTGGGAATATTAGGCATTCTCAAAGCCGGTGCGGCTTATCTGCCTTTAGATCCCACTTATCCTTCTGATCGGTTGAATTTTATCCTCAAGGATGCTCAAGTGCCGGTGGTCTTGACTTCTTCTGATTGGGTAGAAAAAGAAAAGTTTGCATCTATAGAGTTATCCCGTGTCATTTGCTTGGATCAAGATTGGGAGAAAATTGCCCAAGAAAGTGAAGACAATCTTATTAGCAACGTCACCGCCGGCAACCTGGCTTATGTGATTTACACTTCTGGCTCAACCGGCAAGCCAAAAGGCGTTCAAATTCAACACAGCAGCTTATTAAATCTCGTCTTTTGGCATCAGCAAGCCTTTGGCGTTTCACCGCTTGATCGAGTGACACAAATTGCCGGTGTTGCGTTTGATGCTTGCGTGTGGGAAATTTGGCCGTATTTAACTGCCGGCGCGAGTATTTATTTCCCAGAAGATGAAACTCGTCTATCGCCGGAAAAATTGCGAGATTGGTTAGTTTTAAAAGCGATTACGATTAGCTTTTTACCAACGCCTTTAGCAGAGAAGGTTTTGCAAATAGAATGGCCGACAAATACTGAATTAAGATTATTACTCACCGGCGGCGATAAACTTCATGAGTATCCTTTAAACTCATATCCTTTTCAGGTGGTGAATAATTACGGGCCGGCTGAGAATACCGTGGTTACAACTTCCGGTCAGATTACTGTTAAAAATCACCCAGATGTAGCGCCGCCTATTGGTCGTCCGATTGCCAATACTCAACTTTACGTTCTGGATGCGAATTTACAGCCGGCAGCTATTGGAGTTTCTGGGGAATTATATATTAGTGGTGATGGATTAGCGCGAGGATATTTTAACCGACCTGATTTAACCGCTGAGAGATTTATTCCGAATCCTTTTAGTGATAAAAAGGGATCAAGACTTTATAAAACGGGTGATTTAGTTCGCTATCGAGGTGATGGAAACCTTGAATTTTTAGGGCGAAGTGATGATCAAATAAAGATTCGCGGTTTTCGCATTGAATTAGGAGAAATTGAGTCAGTATTAAATCAGCATCCAGCCGTATTGCAAACCGTGGCAGTTGAGCGAGAGGACGCTGCCGGCGAAAAACGTTTAGTTGCTTATCTTACACTGAATTCTGAAGGCAAGGAACAGCCGGCATCTATACAGCCGGTGCAATTGCAAGATGAACAGGTTTTGCAGTGGCAAATGCTTTACGACGAGACTTATAAACAACCGGCAGCCGAGGCAGATCCAACCTTCAATATTATTGGATGGAATAGCAGTTACACTGACCAACCGATCCCAGCAGAACAGGTACGGGAGTGGGTAAATAATCAAGTCGCACAAATTCTCGCTTTGCAACCGAAACGAGTATTAGAAATTGGTTGCGGTACAGGTTTAGTTTTGTTTAGAGTTGCGCCGCATTGCACACAATATTGCGGAACAGATTTCTCTGCGCCGGCACTCCACTATATTCAGCAGCAAGTGGCAAAGCAAGAAATGCCCCAAGTAACGCTACTTCAGAAAATAGCAACGGATTTTGAGGGAATTGAAGCCGAAGCATTTGATACAGTCATTCTCAATTCAGTTGTGCAATATTTTCCCAATATTGACTATTTAGCGCAAGTTTTAAAAGGCGCAGTGCAAGCAACTGCACCGGGTGGACTTATCTTCATCGGAGATGTGCGTAGCCTTCCCTTACTGGAAGCTTTTCACGCCTCGGTACAACTTTATCAAGCAGAACCTTCTCTTCCCTGCGAACACTTGCAGCAACGAGTGCAAATGCAAGTTTTCCAAGAAACAGAGTTAGTCATCGATCCAGGTTTCTTTAGTGCATTAAAGCAACATTTGCCAGAAATTAGCGACGTAGAGATTCAGCTAGTACGAGGCCGGCATCATAATGAATTAACGCAGTTTCGTTATAATGTCATACTCCATATTAAGGCAAAAAAATCAACGATTAACAGAACTAGCGATGAAGTAAAGTGTCTAGACTGGATTGAAGATAATTTGACACTCTCTACAATTCACCAGTTATTAACTGCCACTAAACCCGAAGCAATAGGCATTAATAGAATACCGAATGCGCGAGTCGTGGCAGCCGTTAAAACCGCAGAATGGCTGTCAGAAAGCGGAAAATTTAAAACAGCGAGTCAATTGCAGAAAGCTTTGCAAGAATTTCAAGATTCTGGAGTTGAACCAGAAGATTTGTATGGGATGAGTGAGGAATTATCCTATACGCTTAATATTACCTGGTCAGATGCCGGCGGTAATGGGTGCTATGACGCGATTTTTGTCCGAAAAGAAGCTATAAACAATCAAAGAATTCCTCTTAGTAGCCAAGGAAGGACAAAGGATGCCGGTTTTATGGCAAAGAAGGGTAATTTGCATTCTTATGCAAACAATCCTCTGCAAGCAAAAGCTGCGCGTAAATTAGTACCCCAATTACAGAGTTATTTAACCGAAAAATTGCCTGAATACATGGTTCCCTCAGCATTTGTCGTGTTAGAGTACCTGCCGATCACACCTAATGGAAAAGTAGATCGCCGTGCACTGCCGGCACCTGAACCGATGAAACCAGAACTGTCTGGATCTTATGTCGCACCTCGCACGCCGGTTGAGGAAATGCTGGTAAAAATTTGGGCTGAAATTCTGGGACTCAAACGCTTAGGTACTCACGATAATTTCTTTGAATTAGGGGGTCATTCTTTATTAGCAACGCAGCTAATTTCCAGAGTGCGCGATGCCTTGGAAATAGAATTGCCTTTGCGTAGTGTATTTGAAGCGCCAACCATTGCAGAATTTTCAAAATTAATTGAGAATTATCAAAATAGCAATGTTATCAATAAACCTCCAGCCTTAATACCGATTTCTCGTGAAAGTCGCCGGATGAAACTCTCTTCTCTATCTAAAGAAATAGAAGGTCAGTCTACCTGA
- a CDS encoding cupin domain-containing protein: MADTSVKKVDSAHSPKGEMGQKYLASGTTVSMRLWEDEQPGEAKPEAQREYETVGYVIAGRAELHIEGQTLLLEPGNSWIVPKGASHSYKILEAFTAVEATSPPAQIHGRDE, translated from the coding sequence ATGGCTGATACCAGTGTGAAGAAAGTAGACTCGGCTCATTCTCCAAAAGGGGAAATGGGGCAAAAATATCTCGCATCAGGCACAACAGTTTCCATGCGCCTTTGGGAAGATGAGCAACCGGGCGAAGCCAAGCCAGAAGCGCAACGTGAGTATGAAACGGTTGGTTATGTAATCGCAGGACGTGCTGAACTACACATAGAAGGTCAGACACTTTTACTTGAGCCTGGTAATTCTTGGATCGTGCCAAAAGGAGCTAGCCATAGCTACAAAATTTTGGAAGCATTCACAGCAGTTGAAGCGACCAGTCCGCCGGCACAAATTCACGGACGTGATGAATAA
- a CDS encoding alpha/beta hydrolase, with amino-acid sequence MIFMPLNIPLIWLVGLLSTGILGGGIYILYEWYEGELEGMSYLLGGLAMVLWSFGGRFISLPLLRRPGNDEPKRMRSETVKRVPRPDGSVLQVEFYGPEDGQPIILSHGWGPNSNVWYYAKRQLSKHFRVIVWDMPGLGKSTRPNNKDYSVEKFARDLEAVLAIAGDKPAILLGHSMGGMVALTFCRLFPELLGKRVAGLILVDTTYTNPVKTSILSRLLRKLQKPVLEPLLYLAILISPIFWLMTWLSYLNGSLYISVEISGFTGTETRGQLDFSALLSAFASPAVLARGTLGMFNYDESQTLPTVNVPVLLICGASDIATTPPASVRMNAELPQSELVILKPAGHMSLMEQNAQFSEAVSTFCQTRL; translated from the coding sequence ATGATATTTATGCCTCTCAATATCCCGTTAATATGGCTAGTTGGACTACTGTCCACCGGCATACTTGGCGGTGGGATCTACATTCTCTATGAGTGGTATGAAGGTGAACTTGAGGGAATGTCCTACTTATTGGGCGGACTAGCGATGGTTTTGTGGTCTTTTGGCGGTCGTTTTATCAGTTTGCCACTGTTGCGCCGGCCTGGAAATGATGAACCCAAGCGAATGCGTTCTGAGACTGTAAAACGTGTGCCGCGACCCGATGGTAGTGTGCTTCAAGTAGAGTTTTATGGCCCTGAAGATGGTCAACCAATTATCCTGTCACATGGTTGGGGTCCTAACAGTAACGTGTGGTACTATGCCAAGCGACAATTGAGCAAACACTTCCGAGTCATTGTTTGGGATATGCCGGGTTTAGGAAAATCAACTAGACCGAACAACAAGGACTATTCGGTAGAAAAATTTGCTAGAGATTTGGAAGCTGTTCTTGCCATTGCAGGGGATAAGCCGGCGATTTTACTTGGACACAGCATGGGTGGCATGGTTGCCTTAACATTTTGCCGGCTGTTTCCTGAACTGTTGGGAAAAAGAGTTGCCGGTTTAATTTTGGTTGATACTACTTACACCAATCCCGTTAAAACTTCTATTTTGAGCCGGTTGTTACGCAAATTGCAAAAGCCAGTTTTAGAACCGTTGCTCTACCTTGCTATTTTGATCTCGCCCATTTTTTGGTTGATGACTTGGCTGAGTTATCTCAACGGTTCGCTTTATATTAGTGTAGAAATATCTGGGTTCACCGGCACTGAAACACGCGGCCAACTCGATTTTTCTGCCCTATTATCTGCCTTCGCTTCGCCCGCTGTTCTCGCTCGTGGTACGTTGGGAATGTTCAACTACGATGAAAGCCAAACGCTGCCAACCGTTAACGTGCCGGTGTTGCTTATTTGCGGCGCATCAGATATCGCTACGACTCCTCCAGCCAGCGTCCGCATGAATGCGGAATTACCTCAATCCGAACTCGTCATTTTAAAGCCGGCTGGACACATGAGTTTGATGGAGCAAAATGCTCAGTTTTCTGAAGCGGTTAGCACCTTTTGCCAGACGCGCTTGTAA